Proteins encoded by one window of Anopheles maculipalpis chromosome 2RL, idAnoMacuDA_375_x, whole genome shotgun sequence:
- the LOC126559143 gene encoding uncharacterized protein LOC126559143 yields the protein MDSLRCFSMMTLVTLVMFGVFIQCDNSLYTNSTQTLARRKRNLIFHPISRGFFRVNIKDGVADNSTIWAHGIGFRMNIEFYNPPGLKITRRDVHQSLESMIMAHGFDGRACILRTFCEVSKVMTPKSGILFKLFKLIFRSNASGSDDSSIGSSNSLPEGDDEYFPYLTANDCKELDRHCPISQLDMDKMAPPAVSEEVTAESRAGYY from the exons ATGGATTCTTTACGGTGCTTTTCCATGATGACACTGGTGACGCTAGTGATGTTTGGTGTATTTATTCAATGTGATAACAGTCTCTACACAAACTCTACCCAAACACTTGCTCGACGGAAAAGGAATCTTATTTTTCATCCCATTTCCAGAGGATTC TTTCGAGTGAACATAAAGGATGGTGTAGCGGATAACTCCACGATCTGGGCACACGGTATCGGTTTTCGTATGAACATAGAATTCTACAATCCTCCGGGGCTAAAGATTACGCGTCGAGATGTGCATCAATCGCTAGAGAGCATGATAATGGC TCATGGATTCGATGGCCGTGCCTGTATTCTGCGCACCTTTTGCGAAGTGTCGAAAGTGATGACGCCAAAGAGCGGTATATTGTTTAAACTGTTCAAGCTTATCTTCCG ATCGAATGCGTCCGGCTCTGATGACAGTTCCATCGGTTCTTCAAACAGTTTACCGGAGGGTGACGATGAGTACTTCCCGTACCTGACAGCGAACGATTGCAAGGAGCTGGATCGACACTGTCCCATTTCGCAGCTCGATATGGATAAGATGGCCCCACCTGCTGTATCGGAGGAGGTTACCGCTGAAAGTCGTGCTGGTTACTACTGA
- the LOC126567091 gene encoding uncharacterized protein LOC126567091, whose amino-acid sequence MMNERTPPRQSKREPILSTTFTFTPRNNKMLLTTGSKKCYCWQRTNQPALYLLWWLCALLCFKSSHVYAEDALVQQRQHTSGETSTPQRILSRKRRFLTFPEGSSFQVVYDQTIPMIGVERLFTIGITVALAYELPSITFNQIEQMLEENAADGNILPKVDQNANNTVLVDSKSSVTPARKNIFSYYYQTPQQAGQSGGVGGPMSRINYYTAPDRRYDNFDRYGQRLPQWNQYIGSNRFPQPPYADPTRNDFGSIVNRYLQGWIRRHPPNYPIGKKRFYPVFGKRSIREDTSPLDRHFLNQHRVTRHALYERIEKFLTAKGKHGHHCVLRALCESGQRSNDTEPDTFLKEILRAIFSLPSTHETPTHHKHRIYDEAHAHAGNCSETYSYCEDSFWSSNFVF is encoded by the exons ATGATGAACGAGCGTACACCACCCAGACAAAGC AAAAGGGAACCAATATTAAGCACAACCTTCACCTTTACACCACGCAATAACAAAATGCTACTCACAACGGGTTCTAAAAAATGCTACTGCTGGCAGCGTACAAACCAACCCGCACTGTATCTGCTCTGGTGGTTGTGTGCTTTGCTGTGTTTTAAATCGTCCCATGTTTACGCCGAGGATGCTTTAGTGCAACAGCGACAGCATACAAGCGGAGAGACTTCCACGCCGCAAAGGATTCTGTCGAGAAAGAGACGGTTCCTGACGTTTCCGGAGGGAAGTTCCTTTCAAGTGG TTTACGATCAAACCATTCCCATGATCGGTGTCGAGCGACTTTTCACGATTGGTATTACGGTGGCACTCGCCTACGAATTACCCAGCATCACCTTCAACCAAATCGAACAGATGCTAGAGGAAAACGCAGCCGACGGTAACATCTTACCCAAGGTGGATCAAAACGCCAACAACACTGTCCTGGTCGATAGTAAAAGCTCCGTCACACCAgcaaggaaaaacatttttagctACTACTACCAAACACCACAGCAGGCAGGACAATCGGGAGGTGTTGGAGGTCCGATGAGCCGCATCAATTACTACACCGCACCCGATCGACGTTACGATAACTTTGATCGATACGGTCAACGTCTTCCCCAGTGGAATCAGTACATCGGATCGAATCGGTTTCCGCAACCACCGTACGCTGATCCGACACGCAATGATTTCGGCAGCATCGTTAACAG ATATCTTCAAGGATGGATACGTCGTCACCCACCGAACTATCCGATAGGCAAAAAGCGCTTTTACCCAGTGTTTGGTAAGCGCAGCATCCGCGAAGACACTTCACCACTCGATCGGCACTTCCTCAATCAGCACCGTGTAACGCGCCACGCGCTGTACGAGCGAATAGAAAAGTTTCTAACAGC CAAAGGAAAACATGGACATCATTGTGTGTTGCGAGCGCTGTGTGAAAGTGGTCAGCGGAGCAATGACACTGAACCAGACACCTTTTTGAAGGAAATTCTTCGAGCCATATTCAG TCTGCCGTCCACGCACGAAACACCAACCCATCACAAGCACCGTATCTACGATGAAGCACACGCCCATGCTGGAAACTGCTCGGAAACCTATTCATACTGTGAGGATAGCTTTTGGTCGTCGAATTTTGTGTTCTAA
- the LOC126558477 gene encoding uncharacterized protein LOC126558477: MEWKTVFLSLTLIGGVLSNAYNQSEDSELKRLSRRKRFLLFPPGANILITSSFGKGLVFRGPAGYVAIGELDLYYPLPDYKYHASALKLGKIAMYPPEPKKPKPPPPPPPPKAPEKDDHHHHDGGELTPEEVKQYLKEHPDTYVPPGWGKDRADWNTNNLQYQSGYWAQERIQNPYQYPSNTLNRYLGGYENHSPGYYGWTERPYDRYRRSLLKQTFDDEDAEEHERSKWLSGEQFNISHHSSWEHFHHYRDRRALFSHLEESIGAFTGFHMKECILRSICEAKNMLPPPGRSMAMDIFRVLFSVPLNEALTDDYSKAMRDESLDCRARYGNGCPMSLLDLILFGKFET, from the exons atggaatggaaaacagtttttctttcactaaCCCTTATCGGTGGTGTGCTTTCTAACGCCTACAACCAATCCGAAGATTCTGAGCTTAAACGACTCTCACGACGGAAACGATTTTTGCTCTTTCCACCAGGCGCAAACATTTTG ATAACGTCCTCTTTCGGTAAAGGATTGGTGTTCCGGGGTCCTGCCGGGTATGTCGCAATCGGAGAGCTCGATCTTTACTACCCACTGCCCGACTACAAGTACCATGCGAGTGCACTGAAGCTCGGTAAGATAGCCATGTATCCACCGGAACCGAAAAAGCCAAAacctccgccaccaccaccaccacctaagGCTCCCGAGAAAGatgatcaccatcatcatgatgGAGGTGAATTGACCCCGGAAGAAGTGAAACAATATCTCAAGGAGCATCCGGACACGTACGTGCCGCCGGGTTGGGGTAAGGATCGAGCAGATTGGAACACAAACAACCTACAGTACCAGTCGGGATATTGGGCCCAAGAGCGTATTCAAAATCCGTACCAATATCCATCAAACACCTTGAATCGTTACTTGGGCGGCTATGAGAACCATTCACCTGGTTACTACGGATGGACCGAACGACCTTACGATCGCTATCGGAGATCACTTCTCAAGCAGACgtttgatgatgaagatgcGGAAGAACACGAACGCAGCAAGTGGCTTAGTGGAGAACAGTTCAATATAAGCCATCACAGTAGCTGGGAACACTTCCATCACTATCGGGATCGGCGGGCTCTTTTCAGTCATCTGGAGGAAAGCATCGGTGCATT TACGGGCTTTCACATGAAGGAGTGCATCCTGAGAAGCATTTGCGAAGCAAAGAACATGCTGCCTCCTCCGGGACGTTCGATGGCGATGGACAtctttcgtgtgttgtttagCGTGCCGCTCAACGAAGCTTTAACCGATGACTACAGCAAGGCGATGCGTGACGAAAGCCTCGACTGTCGGGCACGGTACGGCAATGGATGTCCGATGagtcttcttgacttaattttGTTCGGAAAGTTTGAGACATAA
- the LOC126558997 gene encoding uncharacterized protein LOC126558997, with the protein MRLEQLVGIFMMVTVGRTTLITSNDFNRISALDQQPQETAQQPANRWKDTEHGKVLSRRKRFIVFPEGSSFSVAVCMTIGLYGNPNYQFVSWALNWGIAYNLPNQTVSFQKEMTEPKPMVQRRFRRDLYQKLEVIMDSMGYTGRDCILRALCESSQYFGGKGRNMVAEMLRTLFSYPKQKVLSFEHADHKLYDEAHRKGKNMAPCQSLYGSCQFSLLELALGKYSTPYGFM; encoded by the exons ATGCGGTTGGAGCAGTTGGTTGGCATTTTTATGATGGTGACCGTCGGTCGGACGACACTCATCACATCGAATGACTTTAATAGAATCAGCGCGTTAGATCAACAACCACAGGAAACAGCACAACAACCGGCCAACCGGTGGAAGGACACAGAGCATGGGAAGGTGCTTTCGAGAAGGAAGCGATTTATCGTGTTTCCGGAGGGATCCAGTTTTTCG GTGGCTGTTTGCATGACGATCGGTTTGTACGGCAATCCCAACTATCAGTTCGTCAGCTGGGCGCTCAACTGGGGCATTGCGTACAATCTGCCAAATCAAACAGTCAGTTTTCAGAAGGAAATGACCGAACCCAAACCGATGGTACAGCGACGCTTTCGGCGTGATCTCTACCAAAAGTTGGAGGTGATCATGGACAGCATGGGGTACACTGGACGGGACTGTATACTAAGGGCGCTCTGCGAAAGCTCTCAATACTTTGGTGGCAAGGGGCGCAACATGGTGGCGGAAATGCTACGGACATTGTTTAGCTATCCGAAGCAGAAAGTGCTCTCGTTCGAGCATGCTGACCATAAGCTGTACGATGAGGCCCATCGAAAGGGTAAAAACATGGCACCGTGCCAATCGCTGTACGGTAGCTGTCAGTTCTCGTTACTGGAGCTAGCGCTTGGCAAATACTCAACACCGTACGGGTTTATGTGA